A genomic stretch from Malus domestica chromosome 15, GDT2T_hap1 includes:
- the LOC139191927 gene encoding uncharacterized protein, whose amino-acid sequence MALVEVCKQRLQSLRDDDFGDLLDDVQKFCEEHAIVVPNMEDLHFVPGKSRRKAPRLTNFHYYRVDLYFQVVDTQLKELNDRFDEVNTELLLCMACLSLVNNFASFDKAKIVRLAQLYPQDFDHIDLINLPIQLDNYIHDMKMHSEFSSLRGIGDLAKELVKTGRCASYMLVYKLLTLALVLPVATALVERAFSAMKIVKTPLRNKMGDQWLSDSMLIYIEICICFY is encoded by the coding sequence ATGGCATTAGTGGAAGTATGCAAGCAAAGACTACAATCCTTGAGAGATGATGATTTTGGGGACTTGCTTGATGATGTACAAAAGTTTTGTGAAGAGCATGCTATTGTTGTTCCTAACATGGAGGATTTGCATTTCGTACCCGGAAAATCAAGGCGTAAAGCTCCAAGACTCACAAACTTCCATTACTATCGTGTGGACCTTTATTTTCAAGTCGTTGATACGCAATTAAAGGAATTGAATGATCGCTTCGATGAGGTAAACACTGAATTGCTTCtttgtatggcatgtttgagtttggtgaataattttgcatcttttgacaAAGCAAAAATTGTTCGTCTAGCCCAACTTTATCCTCAAGATTTTGATCATATAGACCTCATAAATCTTCCAATTCAACTTGACAATTACATTCACGATATGAAGATGCATAGTGAGTTTTCATCATTGAGAGGAATTGGTGATCTTGCAAAGGAGTTGGTGAAGACCGGAAGGTGTGCAAGCTATATGTTAGTGtataagcttcttacattggctttggtgttaccggttgcaaccgctttagtggagagagctttttctgctatgaagattgtgaaaacaccattgcgtaacaaaatgggagatcaatggttgagtgatagcatgcTTATTTACATTGAGAtatgtatttgcttttattga
- the LOC103443821 gene encoding uncharacterized protein, protein MERYYKKQGLNPPSNISGSPSPSNIPSSPHPPSNIPRSSPSNIPSRSQKSEATELDEILANLPADPGHRRRMLDYPPNYREAIRRHYLQTDPCQPRDHIMPRKVSDKRCFIIGWFDKFKWLEYSISKNAAFCRYCYLFKCDFDQMGSTGSDVFTEKGFTHWKKGPQNLRVHEGGVGSLHNKAVQQAKDLMEQKQHIETFVSKQIDEARINYHTLLNASLECTKWLLGQGLPFRGHDESFKSSNRGNYLELIQFLSKHNEQVRKVVFENAPKNLKYTSSDIQKDLVYACAIETIDAITKDMEGAFFSLLVDGSRDSSTKEQMAVVLRYVNKKGETIEKFLGVQHVTSTTSRSLEEAIERIFATTNLSMSKFRGQGSNGASNMKGKLNGLKTKILNKYPQAFYVHCFTYQLQLALVTVAKGIEGVAIFFNTASILVNTIGSSCKRHDTFREKQLEQIKKALDIGDLETGRGLNQESSLMRPCDTH, encoded by the coding sequence atggaacgatactataagaaacaaggcttaaatcctccttcaaacaTTTCGGGTAGTccttctccttcaaatattccgagtagtcctcatcctccttcaaatattccaagaaGCTCTCCTTCGAATATTCCTAGTAGGTCACAAAAAAGTGAGGCCACTGAGTTGGATGAAATATTGGCTAATCTTCCTGCAGACCCTGGACATAGACGTCGAATGCTTGATTATCCACCTAATtatcgtgaagcaattcgtagaCACTACCTCCAAACTGATCCTTGTCAACCTAGAGACCACATTATGCCAAGAAAAGTTAGTGATAAAAGATGTTTTATCATCGGTTGGTTTGATAAGTTTAAgtggttggagtatagtataTCAAAAAATGCTGCATTTTGCCGTTATTGCTATCTTTTCAAATGTGATTTTGATCAAATGGGTAGCACTGGAAGTGATGTCTTTACTGAGAAAGGGTTTACACATTGGAAGAAAGGACCCCAAAATCTTCGAGTCCATGAGGGAGGTGTTGGAAGTCTTCATAATAAAGCTGTACAACAAGCTAAAGATTTGATGGAACAAAAACAACACATTGAAACATTTGTGAGTAAGCAAATCGATGAAGCTCGCATTAATTATCATACTTTATTGAATGCCTCACTTGAGTGTACAAAATGGTTGTTGGGACAAGGTTTGCCTTTTCGTGGCCACGATGAATCATTCAAATCAAGCAATAGAGGTAATTATTTGGAGCTTATACAATTTCTTTCCAAGCATAATGAACAAGTTAGGAAAGTTGTGTTTGAGAATGCTCCCAAGAACCTTAAGTATACTTCTTCCGATATTCAAAAAGATCTTGTCTATGCTTGTGCCATTGAAACTATAGATGCAATCACTAAAGATATGGAAGgtgcatttttttctcttttggttgatgGATCACGTGATTCTTCAACTAAAGAGCAAATGGCAGTGGTATTGCGTTATGTGAACAAAAAAGGAGAAACAATTGAAAAGTTTTTGGGTGTGCAACATGTCACCTCTACAACTAGTAGGTCGCTTGAAGAGGCTATTGAGAGAATCTTTGCTACAACCAATTTGAGTATGTCCAAGTTCCGGGGACAAGGCTCTAATGGAGCTAGTAATATGAAAGGTAAGCTAAAtggccttaaaacaaagattttgaaCAAGTATCCTCAAGCATTTTATGTTCATTGTTTTACATAccaacttcaactagctctTGTAACCGTTGCAAAGGGAATTGAGGGTGTCGCCATTTTCTTCAACACTGCTAGTATCTTGGTCAATACTATTGGATCATCGTGTAAGCGTCATGATACATTTAGAGAGAAACAACTagaacaaattaagaaagctcTTGATATTGGTGATCTTGAAACGGGTAGAGGGTTAAACCAAGAGAGTAGTCTCATGCGTCCTTGTGATACACATTGA